Proteins from a genomic interval of Drosophila willistoni isolate 14030-0811.24 chromosome 2L unlocalized genomic scaffold, UCI_dwil_1.1 Seg139, whole genome shotgun sequence:
- the LOC6638226 gene encoding zinc finger protein 84, with product MNCKMQDALAPVPEPTSSCGGGGGGGDEGEDAGQSEQVESTSNCTICRVAKLSALDMSSNEVMQRRLRRDWKMAADVIQSTLKTICVECVCKLNMHSEVTRSLMQRMQRLQRQKDEGKEAPIDEGGGDANVSTTTITHTSPPPIADAEVSTTLIESQDTMYTSSSLSTCSELEAYSSQPPESPTATESGGIRNNSGPQASNGWKWRTRLLCQYCGRAYFRKDYFTMHSRRCWRRNPQHTPANKPKCRVLNEAEARQEQDEPVQHLCNLCGAEFDAKYEWELHHTICSAKQEALEEETGDKGQEQKARRSRSLRSRSRACSVAWEQQKEPENNDDDDEEEEEENEELLEHDDDDDDDDEEEDDDDDDDAVSTVDTMYSRRMNFTGDWVVNHSRSNSNSALNNLCRVYDEIEEGEEEMHITSDKEYDLYLLDLLKKQVKRKSFTCFVPSCGYKTTTLETLMYHDYMNHWKMSWFYCQKCGDVFTSKVFLDYHLHRQNRGYYICHKCQDEFVYQHQLDHHLLLHSKGINYYCNYCRLEFLSETKLLAHCRDCGHSPNEEPPLIHIDRTLSFANNNTEASKPERPQLVAYAERELILPHVKMPTTRPMHLANHKPFRFAIGIVNFDNRNPPNCVGCQ from the exons ACTATCTGCCCTGGACATGAGTTCCAACGAGGTAATGCAGCGTCGTCTACGGCGTGACTGGAAGATGGCG GCGGATGTCATCCAGTCGACATTGAAAACTATTTGCGTTGAGTGTGTCTGCAAATTGAATATGCATTCGGAGGTCACACGTTCTCTGATGCAGAGAATGCAGCGTCTGCAGCGACAGAAGGACGAAGGCAAAGAAGCGCCCATCGATGAGGGCGGTGGAGATGCCAATGTTAGTACAACAACCATAACTCATACAAGTCCACCGCCCATAGCTGATGCCGAGGTGTCTACCACACTGATCGAAAGTCAGGACACCATGTACACTAGTTCCTCCCTTTCGACTTGCTCGGAATTGGAGGCGTATTCGTCACAACCACCAGAATCCCCGACGGCCACAGAATCGGGTGGTATCCGTAATAATAGTGGACCGCAAGCCTCAAATGGTTGGAAATGGCGAACTCGACTCCTGTGCCAGTATTGTGGAAGAGCTTATTTTCGCAAGGATTACTTTACAATGCACTCACGTCGCTGCTGGCGTCGTAATCCACAGCACACACCTGCAAACAAGCCCAAATGCCGTGTACTCAATGAAGCAGAAGCTAGACAGGAACAGGATGAGCCAGTGCAGCATTTGTGCAACTTGTGCGGAGCGGAGTTTGATGCCAAATATGAATGGGAATTGCATCATACCATTTGCAGTGCCAAACAGGAGGCCCTGGAAGAGGAGACTGGAGACAAAGGGCAAGAGCAAAAAGCAAGAAGATCACGCTCTTTGCGTTCAAGATCAAGGGCATGCTCTGTGGCATGGGAGCAGCAAAAAGAACCTGaaaataatgatgatgacgatgaggaAGAGGAGGAAGAGAATGAGGAGTTACTGgagcatgatgatgatgatgatgacgacgacgaggaggaggatgatgatgatgacgatgatgctGTTTCAACGGTGGACACCATGTATAGTAGACGCATGAATTTCACAGGTGATTGGGTGGTCAATCATAGCCGTAGCAATAGTAACAGTGCTCTAAACAATCTATGTCGTGTCTACGATGAGATAGAAGAGGGCGAAGAGGAAATGCATATAACCTCTGACAAAGAGTATG ATCTCTATTTGCTAGATCTCCTCAAAAAGCAGGTGAAAAGGAAGTCTTTCACTTGCTTTGTTCCTTCTTGTGGCTATAAAACGACCACATTGGAAACTCTCATGTACCATGATTATATGAATCATTGGAAAATGAGTTGGTTCTATTGCCAGAAATGTGGAGATGTCTTTACCAGCAA GGTATTTCTTGACTATCATCTGCATAGACAGAATCGTGGATATTACATTTGCCACAAGTGCCAGGATGAGTTTGTGTATCAGCATCAACTCGATCATCATCTTTTGCTGCATAGCAAGGGCattaattattattgcaaTTATTGTCGCCTCGAGTTCTTGAGTGAGACAAAACTTTTGGCCCATTGTCGGGATTGTGGTCACAGTCCAAACGAAGAACCGCCCCTCATTCACATTGATCGTACACTCTCGTTTGCCAATAACAATACGGAAGCGTCCAAGCCAGAGCGTCCCCAATTGGTGGCCTATGCCGAGAGGGAATTGATTTTGCCGCATGTCAAAATGCCAACCACAAGGCCCATGCATTTGGCAAATCATAAACCATTTCGTTTTGCCATCGGTATTGTCAATTTCGATAATCGAAATCCGCCCAACTGTGTTGGTTGCCAGTAG